The genomic stretch GAGTGCTAGACGTGGATTAAAGATAATGGTAGGGCTTGCTCCAATCATTATTTTGGCTGGTTTTATTGAAAGTTTTCTCACTCGTTATACAGAAATGCCATTATTTATTCGTGGTGCGCTTATTCTTATTTCACTTGCTTTTATGGTAGGGTATTTTGTTATTTATCCTCAAATATTGGCAAAACGAAATAAGATACAATTAAAAGGACAAAAATTACCAGAAAAAAGCGAAGACAGTGAATTTGAGCTTTTTCAAATACGAGGTCTTGGAGTTATACTAACCGAATCTATGATGATTCATAGAAGACATTTTGCGCCTATTTTTAGTGTTTGTGTAGCACTTTTATTCCCACTTTCTATTGGCATGTATCTTTTGGTTTTTGAAGATATTTCTAATTTTGATTTTCCTCGTGATATGCAATACAGACTCAAAGAGTATTATCTTTTAGTTATTACAGGAAATTATACAGAAAGCATCCCATTTATAGTGGCTCACGCTCTTATTTGGACAGTCGCACTTACTACACCTTATTATTTCTTCTCTGAAATTATACAACAAGAAGCTAGAAAAATAACATGGTCACTGAAAGGCTTTGGTAAATTCTTACTTAAAAACGGTTACAAATCACTTCTTATAGTTTTGATATTGAAAGCAATTGTCTTTCCTAGTCCGTATATGATATTGGTTGCTCTTTTATTTGCTCCATTATTTATGTTTTTTCTCTATGCTTGGACAACGCAGACAAACAATCCGTTTAAAGCACTTGGAAAATCTGTAAAACTGTTTTTCTTTCAACCGTTGAACAGCTTTATGATGCTTTTCATTTCATTAGCTGTCGGATTTGTGTATTTTGTATTAATCAATTCAGGACTTAGTGCCTTTTTTATTCAAGCTATAGAAATGCACTTTATAGAAGGAGAAACATTCTTACAAAAAATTATACAAGTTGTCTATTTTGCTGGGCTAATAAGTGTAACAGCTTTTATTCTTCCTATTTTTGTTTATTCCATTGGCATTCAGTATTTTAGTGTAATGGAGCGTGCTGAAAATACAACACTTAGAAAACGCATAGAAGCAATAGTAGTAGAAGAGTAAAACTTATTTTACTATTTTGAACTGACTTACCAACACATCGAACAAAGTCAGTTTTTATAAATCATTACAAGGTTTGTTAAACATAGAGTTTGACAAACCTTTTTTTATACATAAAGATTTATTTATTTCGCATTTGCAGCAGATTAACAAAATGTTTCGTAAAGAGAACAAAAGGGAGTAAGTTTTCTCTTTTACCCTTATTATTTCCCAAAACTCAAATTATTTATTCTATTTCTTTACTAAAGTTATGTGTCATACATTTCAACTACATCATTGTTTTAGAAGTCTCCCCTCAAAATTACTTATTTGTATAACCTTTTTGTTTTCATTTGCTATTTCTAGCTGTGTATATGAAGATGATTGTAGCTATACTTATATTTCTTATGAGCCTATTTTTATGAGTTACGATGATTTTCGTAATACTCCTGTTGAACTTCAAGAACCTCGTCCATTGAAAGAAGTGGGCAAAATTTACTTTTATAACAAATATGTGTTTGTCAATGAAGTCAATAAAGGGATTCATATTATCAACAATTCTAATCCTGCTGCTCCTGTTCAAATTGGTTTTCTAAATATTCTTGGTAATGTAGATATGGCTATCTCTGGAAATATCTTATATGCTGATAGTTATACAGATTTATTAGTCATTGACCTAGCAGTTGTTACAAACCCAAAAGTAGTACAGCGTATCAACAATACTTTCGACAAGCAGGTTTTTGGAAATAATGGTTATGCAGACCCAAATTATGGTGTTATAGTAGATTGGTTAGAAAAAGAAGTAGTTGTGTCAAACGATTGTAGTGGAGGCGATATTCTTTATCATGACGGAGATAACTTTGCTCCAAATCAAGGAGCTGGCAATCCGACAGTAGGTGTTGCAGGTTCATTAGCTCGTTTTGCTATTAGTCAAAATCACCTTTATACACTCAATGGAGACAATCTAAAATCTTATTCTATCACAAATCCTATTTCTCCACAAGAAAAAAATGAAGTAGAACTTGGTTGGGGAATAGAAACACTCTTTCCCTATCAGAACAATTTATTTATTGGTTCGCAGAGAGGAATGCACATCTACAATTTAGATGCTCCTAGCCAGCCACAGTTCGTTTCTACTTATGAACATATTACAAGCTGCGACCCTGTGGTAGTTTCTGAAACTACAGCTTATGTAACACTACGCAATGGCACAAATTGCAGAAATGGTGTAAACGAACTACATCTGATTGATATTTCTGATTTAGAAAACCCTTCACTCATCAATACGCAACCCATGACAAATCCTTATGGGTTAGGAGTAGATTCAAAATACACTAATAAGACGCTTTTTGTCTGTGATGGAGATGCAGGGTTGAAGGTACTCAACGTTACAAATCCATTGGAGTTAGAGCAAATTGCAGAAGATAATTCCATCAATGGATACGATGTAATTGCTCATAATGACATTTTGATGATGATAGGAAAAGATGGACTCTATCAGTATAATTATCAAGACCCACAAAATTTAGAGCTTTTGAGTATTATCCCAACAGAGAAATAAAATATTAAAAAGCAATAGTTATTTTTTTTACTGACGTTCCTATATCTGAAATGGATGTAGGAACGTTTTTTGATGAATTTTTTCAAACACAAAAAATTAATAAGTTCTTTTTTAAAAAATAAGAAACAAAAACTATCATATCTAAAAAGCATTCAATGCAATCTCCTCCTTTTCTTAAAAAAAATGACACCATTCATTTAATAGCTCCTTCTGGAATTGTAGAGCCTCAACATATAGAGCAGGCAGTAAATTGGATTATCGAAAACGGATTTATCCCACAAGTAGGTACACACCTTACAGATAATTATTTTCGCTTTGCTGCAACAGATAAGCATCGTCTGTTTGATTTACAAAAATCATTAGATTCTGATGAAGCAAAAGCAATTTGGTGTATTCGTGGAGGATATGGAATGGGACGAATTTTGGATGATATAAATTGGGAAAAGTTTATCAAAAACCCCAAGTGGCTTATTGGTTTTAGTGATATTACAGCTATTCATCTCAAGATAAACCAATTAGGTTTTCAGAGTATGCATGGTGTGATGCCTGTTCAGTTTAAATATTTGGTAGAGAATGAAAAAAATCTAGTATCTGCTTTAAAAGAAGACATTATTAAAAGAGACAACACTCAACCAATTATTCAAAGCCAAGAGATTACAAACATAACCCAATCTCTAAAAAGTTTTTTAGATGCTATAAAAGGCAAATCTTATAAAATCAATGCTGATTTTTGTCCAGAAAATAGGCTAGGACAAGCAGAGGGAGAA from Bernardetia sp. encodes the following:
- a CDS encoding S66 peptidase family protein — its product is MQSPPFLKKNDTIHLIAPSGIVEPQHIEQAVNWIIENGFIPQVGTHLTDNYFRFAATDKHRLFDLQKSLDSDEAKAIWCIRGGYGMGRILDDINWEKFIKNPKWLIGFSDITAIHLKINQLGFQSMHGVMPVQFKYLVENEKNLVSALKEDIIKRDNTQPIIQSQEITNITQSLKSFLDAIKGKSYKINADFCPENRLGQAEGEIIGGNLSMIINSLATPTEIDTNNKILFLEEVGENLYAIDRMLWQLYRAGKFKHLKGLVIGSFSGSKQTVEQFGFSVPQMITELVKDYHYPVAFGFPIGHTAENQTVMCGATVSFQVNEEKSALNFFLLH
- a CDS encoding LVIVD repeat-containing protein; the encoded protein is MFSFAISSCVYEDDCSYTYISYEPIFMSYDDFRNTPVELQEPRPLKEVGKIYFYNKYVFVNEVNKGIHIINNSNPAAPVQIGFLNILGNVDMAISGNILYADSYTDLLVIDLAVVTNPKVVQRINNTFDKQVFGNNGYADPNYGVIVDWLEKEVVVSNDCSGGDILYHDGDNFAPNQGAGNPTVGVAGSLARFAISQNHLYTLNGDNLKSYSITNPISPQEKNEVELGWGIETLFPYQNNLFIGSQRGMHIYNLDAPSQPQFVSTYEHITSCDPVVVSETTAYVTLRNGTNCRNGVNELHLIDISDLENPSLINTQPMTNPYGLGVDSKYTNKTLFVCDGDAGLKVLNVTNPLELEQIAEDNSINGYDVIAHNDILMMIGKDGLYQYNYQDPQNLELLSIIPTEK
- a CDS encoding stage II sporulation protein M, with product MRENIFIEQNKEKWQDFEELLKEKQRNPDKVSESFVEITDDLSYARTFYPNRSVRLYLNGIAQQIFRDVYKNKRVRWRKLIDFWTTDLPATMYMIRKDLLLAFLIFFGAFLIGIFQTVEDIDFVRVIFGDGYVEMTEENIANGDPMGVYKNSNEIEMFFRITFNNLRVALLSFVMGVFFCVGSIFVSMYNGIMLGSFQYFFYAKDVLIDSLFAVWLHGTLEISAIVISTAAGITMGKGLLFPGTLSRLEAFQMSARRGLKIMVGLAPIIILAGFIESFLTRYTEMPLFIRGALILISLAFMVGYFVIYPQILAKRNKIQLKGQKLPEKSEDSEFELFQIRGLGVILTESMMIHRRHFAPIFSVCVALLFPLSIGMYLLVFEDISNFDFPRDMQYRLKEYYLLVITGNYTESIPFIVAHALIWTVALTTPYYFFSEIIQQEARKITWSLKGFGKFLLKNGYKSLLIVLILKAIVFPSPYMILVALLFAPLFMFFLYAWTTQTNNPFKALGKSVKLFFFQPLNSFMMLFISLAVGFVYFVLINSGLSAFFIQAIEMHFIEGETFLQKIIQVVYFAGLISVTAFILPIFVYSIGIQYFSVMERAENTTLRKRIEAIVVEE